The Streptomyces europaeiscabiei genome window below encodes:
- a CDS encoding CU044_5270 family protein, translating to MNDNPSPQEVPSSPGIPPAEDRDLPPGRRRVLREHLMREIDSGAEHAASARRAEDTEDTEDTEGNGPSVRQFWRRPAFVAPAVAAALTVAVVVGSTVAQNATTPPKQGADSATGRRGGIPSDESATALLERIAAAAGKRTLPPVRDDQFVYTEQEDYHWKADGALPTVNCAMTLEGHPYGVREIWASVDGRRAGLSRLYEGDDKVTNQPLAEQLPGKDQVNFFREAEDELPTDTEKMYRYLYGLKSGERPSGKASADRDAFDKAAALLSGQLLPSKAEAALYRAVARIPGLTVERGSEDAAGRTGMSVGIEGAYPGDFAQSRSRHELLFDTKTLDFLALNSINLDTPDDDCEVLDVGDLVSSVAVLRRGVVDETGQRP from the coding sequence GTGAACGACAACCCGTCCCCCCAAGAAGTTCCGTCCTCCCCGGGCATCCCGCCTGCCGAGGACCGGGACCTCCCGCCGGGCCGCCGACGCGTTCTGAGGGAGCACCTGATGCGTGAGATCGACAGTGGCGCGGAGCACGCGGCGAGCGCACGTAGGGCCGAGGACACCGAGGACACCGAGGACACCGAGGGCAACGGCCCGTCCGTGCGACAGTTCTGGCGGCGGCCCGCCTTTGTGGCGCCCGCCGTCGCCGCCGCGCTGACCGTCGCCGTGGTGGTCGGCTCCACCGTGGCCCAGAACGCCACCACGCCGCCGAAGCAGGGCGCGGACAGCGCGACCGGCCGACGCGGCGGGATCCCGAGCGACGAGAGCGCGACCGCGCTGCTGGAGCGGATCGCGGCGGCGGCCGGGAAGCGGACCCTGCCCCCGGTCAGGGACGACCAGTTCGTCTACACCGAGCAGGAGGACTACCACTGGAAGGCGGACGGCGCACTGCCGACCGTGAACTGTGCCATGACCCTGGAAGGGCACCCTTACGGCGTGCGCGAGATCTGGGCGTCGGTCGACGGGCGGCGTGCCGGGCTGTCCCGGCTGTACGAGGGCGACGACAAGGTGACGAACCAGCCCCTCGCCGAGCAGCTGCCCGGCAAGGACCAGGTCAACTTCTTCCGGGAGGCGGAGGACGAGCTGCCCACCGACACCGAGAAGATGTACCGCTATCTGTACGGGCTGAAGTCCGGCGAGAGGCCGTCCGGCAAGGCGTCCGCCGACCGGGACGCCTTCGACAAGGCCGCGGCGCTGCTGAGCGGGCAGCTTCTGCCGTCGAAGGCCGAGGCCGCGCTGTACCGGGCCGTCGCGCGGATTCCCGGGCTGACCGTGGAACGGGGTTCCGAGGACGCGGCGGGGCGGACCGGGATGTCCGTGGGGATCGAAGGGGCGTATCCCGGTGACTTCGCCCAGAGCCGCTCCCGCCATGAACTGCTGTTCGACACAAAGACGTTGGACTTCCTGGCCCTGAACTCGATCAACCTCGACACACCGGACGACGACTGCGAGGTCCTCGACGTCGGCGACCTCGTCTCGTCCGTGGCGGTCCTGCGACGGGGGGTCGTGGACGAGACCGGTCAACGGCCGTGA
- a CDS encoding GntR family transcriptional regulator gives MSEAAVRVDTTSQVPPYEQIRAQLAALIVTGRLAEGDRLPTVRQLATDLGLAPGTVARAYRELEAGALIRTRRGAGTRVAAPPVGPTRPHAVQLATLARDFTSSARALGADTEAILTAVREALGPDRP, from the coding sequence ATGAGTGAGGCCGCCGTCCGCGTCGACACCACCAGCCAGGTCCCGCCGTACGAGCAGATCCGCGCGCAGCTCGCCGCGCTGATCGTCACCGGGCGGCTGGCCGAGGGCGACCGGCTGCCGACCGTGCGGCAGCTGGCCACCGACCTCGGACTGGCACCCGGCACCGTGGCCCGCGCCTACCGCGAGCTGGAGGCCGGCGCACTGATCCGCACCCGCCGGGGCGCGGGCACCCGGGTGGCGGCACCCCCCGTCGGCCCGACCCGCCCACACGCCGTGCAACTCGCCACCCTCGCCCGCGACTTCACCTCCTCCGCCCGCGCCCTGGGCGCCGACACCGAGGCCATCCTGACCGCGGTCCGCGAGGCGCTGGGCCCGGACCGGCCCTAG
- a CDS encoding alpha/beta hydrolase, translating into MRRRRLVPLLAVSVTATLAPALATSTATAAPAASPSTVSRSTASSSAAEGALDRYVKQKPKWKRCDADAPAKFQCATIKVPLDYRAPGGKRIDLAISRLKSTAPDKRRGVLFSNPGGPGGSGLYMPLGIQELLPKAAQRKYDLIGFDPRGVGRSSPVSCGLKPKEENWLRPYKKETFAKDVAWARGVANKCEKKAGGTLRHITTRNTARDMDLIRTILGEKKISYLGYSYGTYLGAVYTQLFPRRADRFVLDSAVEPARAWRGMIQWWAEGAEPAFDRWTGWAAERSEKYGLGDTPKKVDRTFWDLVARAEKKPIEVDGQPITADDIRIGMRGAVFSPEFASEAMVELKKAAAGKPASAKKLAVFAGSVGTGTAGAAGGGAEVPSDNSMASFWAVVCGDNSAAWSRDPESYRRDAIKDKRRYPLFGDFASSIKPCAFWDKSVEPATRVNNKVGSLVVQNEWDSQTPLPSGQALHADLKGSRMVTVLGGEGHGVYPNGNACSDGAVNGYLLTGKLPAKDVTCEATAGSNAEARENQKRDVLPGSPLPERAPDRF; encoded by the coding sequence GTGCGCAGACGACGTCTCGTGCCCCTGTTAGCCGTGAGTGTCACGGCAACGCTGGCTCCCGCGCTCGCCACCTCGACGGCCACCGCCGCTCCGGCGGCCTCCCCGTCGACCGTCTCCCGCTCGACCGCCTCCTCGTCCGCCGCCGAGGGCGCGCTGGACCGGTATGTGAAGCAGAAGCCGAAGTGGAAGCGGTGCGACGCCGACGCCCCGGCGAAGTTCCAGTGCGCCACCATCAAGGTCCCGCTGGACTACCGGGCCCCCGGCGGCAAGCGGATCGACCTGGCCATATCCCGGCTCAAGAGCACCGCGCCCGACAAGCGCCGCGGTGTCCTGTTCTCCAACCCCGGCGGCCCCGGGGGCTCGGGGCTCTACATGCCGCTGGGGATCCAGGAGTTGCTTCCCAAGGCCGCACAGCGGAAGTACGACCTCATCGGCTTCGACCCGCGCGGTGTGGGACGGAGCAGCCCGGTCTCCTGCGGTCTGAAGCCGAAGGAGGAGAACTGGCTGCGGCCCTACAAGAAGGAGACGTTCGCCAAGGATGTCGCCTGGGCACGCGGCGTCGCGAACAAGTGCGAGAAGAAGGCGGGCGGCACGCTCCGGCACATCACCACGCGCAACACCGCGCGTGACATGGATCTGATCCGGACGATCCTCGGTGAGAAGAAGATCTCGTACCTGGGTTACTCGTACGGCACCTACCTGGGCGCCGTCTACACCCAGCTCTTCCCGCGCCGGGCCGACCGGTTCGTGCTGGACAGCGCGGTCGAACCGGCGCGCGCCTGGCGAGGGATGATCCAGTGGTGGGCGGAGGGCGCGGAGCCCGCGTTCGACCGGTGGACCGGGTGGGCCGCCGAGCGTTCGGAGAAGTACGGTCTCGGTGACACCCCGAAGAAGGTCGACCGGACCTTCTGGGACCTGGTCGCGCGGGCCGAGAAGAAGCCCATCGAGGTGGACGGGCAGCCGATCACCGCTGATGACATCCGGATCGGTATGCGCGGGGCGGTCTTCTCCCCGGAGTTCGCCTCCGAGGCGATGGTGGAGCTGAAGAAGGCCGCGGCCGGCAAGCCCGCCTCGGCGAAGAAGCTCGCGGTGTTCGCCGGCTCCGTGGGGACCGGGACGGCAGGCGCCGCCGGCGGTGGCGCCGAGGTCCCGTCCGACAACTCGATGGCGAGCTTCTGGGCCGTGGTGTGCGGAGACAACTCGGCCGCGTGGTCCCGGGATCCTGAGAGCTATCGACGGGACGCCATCAAGGACAAGCGCCGTTACCCGCTCTTCGGTGACTTCGCGTCCAGCATCAAACCCTGTGCGTTCTGGGACAAGTCCGTGGAACCGGCGACCAGGGTGAACAACAAGGTCGGCTCCCTGGTCGTCCAGAACGAGTGGGACTCGCAGACCCCGCTGCCCAGCGGTCAGGCCCTGCACGCCGACCTGAAGGGCTCGAGGATGGTCACCGTCCTCGGCGGCGAGGGCCACGGCGTCTACCCGAACGGAAACGCCTGCTCGGACGGCGCGGTCAACGGCTACCTGCTCACCGGAAAGCTCCCGGCGAAGGACGTGACCTGCGAGGCGACGGCCGGCTCGAACGCGGAGGCACGGGAGAACCAGAAGCGGGACGTGCTCCCCGGTTCTCCGCTCCCGGAGCGTGCCCCGGACCGTTTCTGA
- a CDS encoding isopenicillin N synthase family dioxygenase, with translation MNRPRTPRIPTIDLGPWRDGGPEARAGIARTVDEALQTAGFLLVTGHGVDPSLRTRIRKAARAFFVLPVEAKQAYEVKVGGRGWLGPGAEANGYAEGTETPPDLKESLTFATHEPFDDPVVNAEWYAPNVWPAEVPELRALCEEYLARMAELENLLLSLLGQALGLEPDFFSRHMSHPTYGFNINWYPGTEVIGDPVPGQFRIGPHTDFGTVTILDRQAGKGGLQVFTDEGGWEDAPYDPAAFTINIGDLMARWTGDRWRSGRHRVLPPPADEPAEELMSLVYFGECTPGTVVESVPPPVGRVAHPPVDSHVYLRAQLDSITVD, from the coding sequence GTGAATAGGCCCAGGACGCCCCGCATCCCCACCATCGATCTGGGCCCCTGGCGCGACGGCGGCCCCGAAGCCCGTGCCGGCATCGCCCGTACCGTCGACGAGGCGCTCCAGACCGCCGGTTTCCTGCTCGTGACGGGGCACGGGGTCGATCCGAGCCTCCGGACCCGTATCCGCAAGGCCGCTCGGGCCTTCTTCGTACTGCCCGTCGAGGCCAAGCAGGCGTACGAGGTGAAGGTCGGCGGACGCGGCTGGCTCGGGCCGGGGGCCGAGGCCAACGGGTACGCGGAGGGGACGGAGACTCCGCCGGACCTCAAGGAGTCGCTGACGTTCGCGACGCACGAGCCGTTCGACGACCCGGTCGTGAACGCGGAGTGGTACGCGCCGAACGTGTGGCCGGCGGAGGTGCCGGAGCTGCGGGCACTGTGCGAGGAGTACCTGGCGCGGATGGCCGAGCTGGAGAACCTGCTGCTCTCCCTCCTCGGCCAGGCCCTCGGTCTGGAGCCGGACTTCTTCTCCCGGCACATGAGCCACCCCACCTACGGCTTCAACATCAACTGGTACCCGGGCACGGAGGTCATCGGCGACCCCGTGCCGGGCCAGTTCCGGATCGGCCCGCACACCGACTTCGGCACGGTCACGATCCTCGACCGGCAGGCCGGGAAGGGCGGACTCCAGGTCTTCACGGACGAGGGCGGCTGGGAGGACGCCCCGTACGACCCCGCCGCCTTCACCATCAACATCGGTGACCTGATGGCCCGTTGGACCGGCGACCGCTGGCGTTCCGGACGCCACCGCGTCCTGCCGCCCCCGGCCGACGAGCCCGCCGAGGAGCTGATGTCGCTGGTCTACTTCGGCGAGTGCACCCCGGGCACGGTCGTCGAGTCCGTTCCCCCGCCGGTCGGACGGGTGGCGCACCCACCCGTGGACTCGCACGTCTACCTGCGGGCACAGCTGGACTCGATCACCGTCGACTGA
- a CDS encoding DUF397 domain-containing protein, whose amino-acid sequence MSTATWIKSSHSGDNGGNCIEVAPGFPGLVPVRDSKNPHGPVLVINRSAWLSFIGAVRSES is encoded by the coding sequence CTGAGCACGGCGACCTGGATCAAGAGCAGCCACAGCGGCGACAACGGCGGCAACTGCATCGAAGTAGCCCCCGGTTTCCCCGGACTCGTCCCCGTCCGTGACAGCAAGAACCCCCACGGCCCGGTACTGGTCATCAACCGCTCCGCCTGGCTCTCCTTCATAGGCGCTGTTCGGTCGGAGTCGTAA
- a CDS encoding RNA polymerase sigma factor, translating into MRARIRDGDAGAFGEVFDAYARSVYNHAFRLTGDWSTAEDIVSLTFLEAWRLRGKLDAEGGSPRPWLLGIATNVARNTRRAARRHAAAVARLPRPESERDFADEVAGNLDDRAYLRAVRAAVDRLRRPEREVLALCAWGGLDYAAAAEALGVPVGTVRSRLSRARAKLAAQVRDGEPGRGRGQTRGGHTSVAGPIQEGNP; encoded by the coding sequence CTGCGCGCGCGGATCAGGGACGGGGACGCGGGGGCCTTCGGGGAGGTCTTCGACGCGTACGCGCGGTCCGTCTACAACCATGCCTTCCGGCTGACGGGGGACTGGTCGACGGCCGAGGACATCGTGTCGCTGACCTTCCTGGAGGCGTGGCGGCTGCGCGGCAAACTGGACGCGGAGGGCGGCTCGCCGCGCCCGTGGCTGCTCGGCATCGCCACCAACGTGGCCCGCAACACCCGCCGGGCCGCCCGGCGCCATGCCGCCGCCGTCGCGCGGCTGCCGAGGCCCGAGTCCGAGCGGGACTTCGCCGACGAGGTCGCCGGGAACCTCGACGACCGGGCGTATCTGCGGGCCGTACGCGCGGCGGTGGACCGGCTGCGGCGCCCCGAGCGCGAGGTGCTCGCCCTGTGTGCCTGGGGCGGCCTCGACTACGCCGCCGCCGCCGAGGCCCTCGGTGTCCCCGTCGGCACCGTACGCTCCCGGCTCTCCCGGGCCCGCGCCAAGCTTGCCGCGCAAGTGCGGGACGGGGAACCAGGCCGCGGGCGCGGACAGACAAGAGGCGGCCACACCTCCGTGGCCGGGCCCATCCAGGAGGGGAACCCGTGA